A part of Anabas testudineus chromosome 7, fAnaTes1.2, whole genome shotgun sequence genomic DNA contains:
- the trim33 gene encoding E3 ubiquitin-protein ligase TRIM33 isoform X2, giving the protein MADNKGDEDMEPSTNSDSVPSVQDNKQPETKDAVIIIEANRKDGEETESNDNGNEVSTLGGDVSSSSSSGGGGGGGGAVAAGGEANGNVSAANAVSPAGTSSTNTEQTVAETLTAGDAPAAGPTTETSPPPSAPGSTPVPAPINLLDTCAVCKQSLQSRDCEPKLLPCLHSFCLKCIPQPDRQISVQVPGPHGQTDTHIVNVMRCSVCHQDYKQSDIVDNYFVKDTTEATSTSDEKTAQVCTSCEDNAGTIGFCVECGEWLCKTCVEAHQRVKITKDHKIRTKEDADAASEAVGTGQRPVFCPIHKQEPLKLFCETCDTLTCRDCQLLEHKEHRYQFLEEAFQNQKGIIETTMAKLQEKKNYVHYSVSQVQSRLKELNETHRKVEHEIKIAVFTLINEINKKGKSLLQQLESVTKERSMRLVAQHKDTTQLAQQIHHVLNFCQWAITTGSSTALLYSKRLILFQLRQLFKARLEPAPQANGVVRFFCDPTFWAKNVVNLGSLVIEKPPPSAQPPTVMVGGPPLSPGQGHPGKHPGQINLAQLRLQHMQQAAYAQQKQQQQQQQQQHQQQIQQQMRIASQMSQQHPRQAGPPMVQQQPPRLISMQPLPRGPGGMNGGPGPPMYTSSHHMRLPGPPQGRMPTAQPRLNGQQYSPMMQPQLQRQHSNPGHAGPFPVASLHNANPTSPTSASMAGAHAHRGPASPIIGPIELIPSVTNPENLPSLPEIPPIQLEDAGSSNLGHLLSRYITASTQHQLGSVDMNPSPGLSTHSPGSSGLSNAHTPARPSSTSSTGSRGSCSSAGRTGTGSGTAVEQVRVKQEPGTEDSYSCPASSLKTEHGKDAGRSACMMSSPENSPLPVLGVVSTGQDALKALGERIKTEPKSETPCSGLNGSNAATSCSSSTAMTSTTLLSTANSSSTADPPLTNGNVDKGTEAKEKGASAGTGNPGGKEDDPNEDWCAVCINGGDLLCCDRCPKVFHMKCHVPTIKIFPKGDFLCTFCRSLASPEIEYCDDSKIKGDQGLSPEDQRRCERLLLYIFCHELSVGFREPVPSSVPNYYKIIKQPMDLKKVKKKLQLRSSHHYQSTQDFVSDMRLVFKNCAKYNEMSRIIQVYDEEKQINTQVGSEMAISGKAVSLYFEEKLQEMFPGQSFPEAPEPKSPSEKEKEDDDTDDSEEDFIQPRRKRLKTDEKVLHIK; this is encoded by the exons atGGCGGATAACAAAGGCGACGAGGATATGGAACCGTCTACTAATTCGGACTCAGTGCCTTCAGTGCAAGATAATAAGCAACCAGAGACTAAAGATGCAGTAATAATCATAGAAGCGAACAGAAAGGATGGTGAAGAAACAGAGTCCAATGATAACGGTAACGAGGTATCTACACTCGGAGGGGAcgttagcagcagcagcagcagcggcggcggcggcggcggcggcggagCTGTTGCTGCCGGAGGAGAAGCCAACGGTAATGTTAGCGCTGCTAACGCCGTCAGCCCGGCTGGGACGAGCAGCACCAATACGGAGCAAACGGTAGCTGAAACCCTGACCGCTGGAGATGCTCCTGCTGCCGGACCCACCACTGAAACGTCTCCCCCTCCTTCGGCTCCAGGGTCCACGCCGGTACCAGCTCCCATTAATTTACTGGATACGTGCGCAGTGTGTAAACAAAGTCTTCAGAGCCGAGACTGTGAACCAAAACTTCTGCCTTGTCTGCACTCTTTTTGTCTGAAATGTATACCGCAACCAGATAGACAAATAAGCGTTCAGGTGCCTGGACCACACGGgcaaactgacacacacatag TAAATGTTATGCGCTGTTCAGTGTGCCACCAGGACTACAAACAGAGTGACATTGTTGACAACTACTTTGTCAAAGATACTACGGAGGCCACCAGCACATCTGACGAAAAGACTGCACAG GTGTGCACAAGTTGCGAGGACAATGCAGGAACCATAGGCTTTTGTGTGGAGTGTGGAGAATGGCTATGTAAGACTTGTGTGGAGGCACATCAGAGGGTCAAAATTACCAAGGACCACAAGATTCGCACAAAGGAGGATGCTGATGCTGCCTCTG AGGCTGTTGGTACCGGACAGAGGCCTGTTTTCTGTCCTATTCACAAACAGGAGCCACTAAAACTTTTCTGTGAGACCTGTGACACTTTGACCTGTAGAGACTGCCAGCTGCTGGAGCACAAGGAACACAG GTACCAGTTCCTGGAGGAAGCTTTTCAGAACCAGAAAGGCATCATTGAGACCACCATGGCCAAGctacaggaaaagaaaaactatgtcCATTACTCTGTCTCTCAGGTGCAAAGCAG GTTAAAAGAGCTGAATGAGACACATAGGAAGGTGGAGCATGAGATCAAAATTGCAGTATTTACTCTTATAAATGAGATCAACAAGAAGGGCAAGTCCCTGCTGCAGCAGTTGGAG AGTGTGACGAAAGAGCGGAGTATGAGACTAGTGGCTCAACATAAGGATACCACCCAGCTGGCTCAACAGATCCACCATGTGCTCAACTTCTGCCAATGGGCCATCACTactggcagcagcacagcactGCTCTACAGCAAGAGACTG ATCCTCTTCCAGCTTCGCCAGCTCTTCAAGGCTAGGTTGGAACCAGCGCCACAGGCCAATGGAGTTGTGCGCTTCTTCTGTGACCCCACCTTTTGGGCCAAAAATGTGGTGAATCTAG GTAGTTTGGTAATTGAGAAGCCACCTCCTTCGGCACAACCACCCACTGTGATGGTAGGAGGGCCGCCTCTTTCACCAGGGCAAGGTCATCCTGGTAAACACCCAGGACAGATTAACCTGGCCCAGCTTCGGctgcagcacatgcagcagGCAGCCTACGctcagcagaaacagcagcaacagcagcagcagcagcagcaccagcagcagattCAACAACAGATGCGCATTGCCTCCCAAATGTCCCAGCAGCACCCCAGACAGGCAGGTCCACCGATGGTTCAGCAGCAG CCTCCTAGGCTGATCAGTATGCAGCCTTTGCCAAGAGGGCCTGGGGGTATGAACGGTGGGCCAGGTCCACCCATGTACACATCCTCCCACCACATGCGCCTCCCAGGTCCACCACAGGGCCGAATGCCCACGGCCCAGCCAAGACTTAATGGACAGCAGTATTCTCCTATGATGCAGCCTCAGCTACAAAGACAG CATTCCAACCCAGGGCATGCAGGCCCTTTCCCAGTGGCATCCCTCCATAATGCAAACCCCACAAGTCCCACCAGTGCCAGTATGGCTGGAGCCCATGCACACCGTGGCCCTGCCAGCCCCATCATAGGCCCCATCGAGCTTATTCCGTCCGTCACTAATCCTGAGAACCTGCCCAGCTTACCTGAGATCCCACCCATTCAG CTGGAGGATGCAGGTTCCAGCAACCTTGGGCACCTCCTCTCTCGCTACATCACAGCCAGCACGCAGCATCAGCTGGGCTCAGTGGACATGAACCCTTCACCTGGACTGTCCACACACTCACCTGGATCTTCAG GTCTGTCAAATGCCCATACGCCAGCACGACCTTCGAGCACATCCAGCACAGGCAGCAGAGGCAG ctgTAGCTCTGCAGGAAGAACAGGAACAGGTAGTGGAACTGCAGTGGAGCAGGTGAGGGTGAAGCAGGAGCCTGGTACAGAGGATAGCTACAGCTGTCCAGCTTCTTCTCTGAAGACAGAACATGGCAAAGATGCTGGGAGAAGTGCCTGCATG aTGAGCAGTCCTGAGAACAGCCCACTCCCTGTATTAGGGGTTGTATCTACAGGTCAAGATGCCCTCAAGGCTCTAGGAGAGCGCATCAAAACAGAACCCAAGTCTGAGACGCCTTGTTCTGGACTTAATGGCTCCAATGCAGCCACGTCGTGTTCTTCTAGTACCGCTATGACTTCCACTACCTTGTTGTCCACTGCGAatagcagcagcacagcagaccCTCCACTAACAAATGGAAATGTAGACAAAGGAACGGAGGCCAAAGAGAAGGGAGCGTCTGCTGGAACGGGTAATCCTGGTGGTAAAGAGGACGACCCCAATGAAGACTGGTGTGCTGTTTGTATCAACGGTGGTGACCTGTTATGCTGTGACCGCTGTCCAAAAGTGTTTCACATGAAATGCCATGTACCTACCATAAAGATATTTCCAAA gggaGATTTTCTCTGCACATTTTGCCGTAGTCTGGCCAGTCCTGAGATAGAGTATTGTGATGACAGCAAGATCAAAGGAGATCAGGGTCTGAGTCCTGAGGACCAAAGG AGATGTGAACGTCTCCTGTTGTACATCTTCTGTCATGAGCTCAGCGTGGGATTTAGGGAACCTGTTCCTAGCTCT GTGCCGAACTACTACAAGATTATCAAGCAACCCATGGACCTGAAGaaggtgaagaagaagctgcagttACGGAGCTCCCACCACTACCAGTCCACCCAGGATTTTGTGTCAGATATGCGCCTGGTCTTCAAAAACTGTGCAAAGTACAATGAG
- the trim33 gene encoding E3 ubiquitin-protein ligase TRIM33 isoform X1: MADNKGDEDMEPSTNSDSVPSVQDNKQPETKDAVIIIEANRKDGEETESNDNGNEVSTLGGDVSSSSSSGGGGGGGGAVAAGGEANGNVSAANAVSPAGTSSTNTEQTVAETLTAGDAPAAGPTTETSPPPSAPGSTPVPAPINLLDTCAVCKQSLQSRDCEPKLLPCLHSFCLKCIPQPDRQISVQVPGPHGQTDTHIVNVMRCSVCHQDYKQSDIVDNYFVKDTTEATSTSDEKTAQVCTSCEDNAGTIGFCVECGEWLCKTCVEAHQRVKITKDHKIRTKEDADAASEAVGTGQRPVFCPIHKQEPLKLFCETCDTLTCRDCQLLEHKEHRYQFLEEAFQNQKGIIETTMAKLQEKKNYVHYSVSQVQSRLKELNETHRKVEHEIKIAVFTLINEINKKGKSLLQQLESVTKERSMRLVAQHKDTTQLAQQIHHVLNFCQWAITTGSSTALLYSKRLILFQLRQLFKARLEPAPQANGVVRFFCDPTFWAKNVVNLGSLVIEKPPPSAQPPTVMVGGPPLSPGQGHPGKHPGQINLAQLRLQHMQQAAYAQQKQQQQQQQQQHQQQIQQQMRIASQMSQQHPRQAGPPMVQQQPPRLISMQPLPRGPGGMNGGPGPPMYTSSHHMRLPGPPQGRMPTAQPRLNGQQYSPMMQPQLQRQHSNPGHAGPFPVASLHNANPTSPTSASMAGAHAHRGPASPIIGPIELIPSVTNPENLPSLPEIPPIQLEDAGSSNLGHLLSRYITASTQHQLGSVDMNPSPGLSTHSPGSSGLSNAHTPARPSSTSSTGSRGSCSSAGRTGTGSGTAVEQVRVKQEPGTEDSYSCPASSLKTEHGKDAGRSACMMSSPENSPLPVLGVVSTGQDALKALGERIKTEPKSETPCSGLNGSNAATSCSSSTAMTSTTLLSTANSSSTADPPLTNGNVDKGTEAKEKGASAGTGNPGGKEDDPNEDWCAVCINGGDLLCCDRCPKVFHMKCHVPTIKIFPKGDFLCTFCRSLASPEIEYCDDSKIKGDQGLSPEDQRRCERLLLYIFCHELSVGFREPVPSSVPNYYKIIKQPMDLKKVKKKLQLRSSHHYQSTQDFVSDMRLVFKNCAKYNEVGSEMAISGKAVSLYFEEKLQEMFPGQSFPEAPEPKSPSEKEKEDDDTDDSEEDFIQPRRKRLKTDEKVLHIK; the protein is encoded by the exons atGGCGGATAACAAAGGCGACGAGGATATGGAACCGTCTACTAATTCGGACTCAGTGCCTTCAGTGCAAGATAATAAGCAACCAGAGACTAAAGATGCAGTAATAATCATAGAAGCGAACAGAAAGGATGGTGAAGAAACAGAGTCCAATGATAACGGTAACGAGGTATCTACACTCGGAGGGGAcgttagcagcagcagcagcagcggcggcggcggcggcggcggcggagCTGTTGCTGCCGGAGGAGAAGCCAACGGTAATGTTAGCGCTGCTAACGCCGTCAGCCCGGCTGGGACGAGCAGCACCAATACGGAGCAAACGGTAGCTGAAACCCTGACCGCTGGAGATGCTCCTGCTGCCGGACCCACCACTGAAACGTCTCCCCCTCCTTCGGCTCCAGGGTCCACGCCGGTACCAGCTCCCATTAATTTACTGGATACGTGCGCAGTGTGTAAACAAAGTCTTCAGAGCCGAGACTGTGAACCAAAACTTCTGCCTTGTCTGCACTCTTTTTGTCTGAAATGTATACCGCAACCAGATAGACAAATAAGCGTTCAGGTGCCTGGACCACACGGgcaaactgacacacacatag TAAATGTTATGCGCTGTTCAGTGTGCCACCAGGACTACAAACAGAGTGACATTGTTGACAACTACTTTGTCAAAGATACTACGGAGGCCACCAGCACATCTGACGAAAAGACTGCACAG GTGTGCACAAGTTGCGAGGACAATGCAGGAACCATAGGCTTTTGTGTGGAGTGTGGAGAATGGCTATGTAAGACTTGTGTGGAGGCACATCAGAGGGTCAAAATTACCAAGGACCACAAGATTCGCACAAAGGAGGATGCTGATGCTGCCTCTG AGGCTGTTGGTACCGGACAGAGGCCTGTTTTCTGTCCTATTCACAAACAGGAGCCACTAAAACTTTTCTGTGAGACCTGTGACACTTTGACCTGTAGAGACTGCCAGCTGCTGGAGCACAAGGAACACAG GTACCAGTTCCTGGAGGAAGCTTTTCAGAACCAGAAAGGCATCATTGAGACCACCATGGCCAAGctacaggaaaagaaaaactatgtcCATTACTCTGTCTCTCAGGTGCAAAGCAG GTTAAAAGAGCTGAATGAGACACATAGGAAGGTGGAGCATGAGATCAAAATTGCAGTATTTACTCTTATAAATGAGATCAACAAGAAGGGCAAGTCCCTGCTGCAGCAGTTGGAG AGTGTGACGAAAGAGCGGAGTATGAGACTAGTGGCTCAACATAAGGATACCACCCAGCTGGCTCAACAGATCCACCATGTGCTCAACTTCTGCCAATGGGCCATCACTactggcagcagcacagcactGCTCTACAGCAAGAGACTG ATCCTCTTCCAGCTTCGCCAGCTCTTCAAGGCTAGGTTGGAACCAGCGCCACAGGCCAATGGAGTTGTGCGCTTCTTCTGTGACCCCACCTTTTGGGCCAAAAATGTGGTGAATCTAG GTAGTTTGGTAATTGAGAAGCCACCTCCTTCGGCACAACCACCCACTGTGATGGTAGGAGGGCCGCCTCTTTCACCAGGGCAAGGTCATCCTGGTAAACACCCAGGACAGATTAACCTGGCCCAGCTTCGGctgcagcacatgcagcagGCAGCCTACGctcagcagaaacagcagcaacagcagcagcagcagcagcaccagcagcagattCAACAACAGATGCGCATTGCCTCCCAAATGTCCCAGCAGCACCCCAGACAGGCAGGTCCACCGATGGTTCAGCAGCAG CCTCCTAGGCTGATCAGTATGCAGCCTTTGCCAAGAGGGCCTGGGGGTATGAACGGTGGGCCAGGTCCACCCATGTACACATCCTCCCACCACATGCGCCTCCCAGGTCCACCACAGGGCCGAATGCCCACGGCCCAGCCAAGACTTAATGGACAGCAGTATTCTCCTATGATGCAGCCTCAGCTACAAAGACAG CATTCCAACCCAGGGCATGCAGGCCCTTTCCCAGTGGCATCCCTCCATAATGCAAACCCCACAAGTCCCACCAGTGCCAGTATGGCTGGAGCCCATGCACACCGTGGCCCTGCCAGCCCCATCATAGGCCCCATCGAGCTTATTCCGTCCGTCACTAATCCTGAGAACCTGCCCAGCTTACCTGAGATCCCACCCATTCAG CTGGAGGATGCAGGTTCCAGCAACCTTGGGCACCTCCTCTCTCGCTACATCACAGCCAGCACGCAGCATCAGCTGGGCTCAGTGGACATGAACCCTTCACCTGGACTGTCCACACACTCACCTGGATCTTCAG GTCTGTCAAATGCCCATACGCCAGCACGACCTTCGAGCACATCCAGCACAGGCAGCAGAGGCAG ctgTAGCTCTGCAGGAAGAACAGGAACAGGTAGTGGAACTGCAGTGGAGCAGGTGAGGGTGAAGCAGGAGCCTGGTACAGAGGATAGCTACAGCTGTCCAGCTTCTTCTCTGAAGACAGAACATGGCAAAGATGCTGGGAGAAGTGCCTGCATG aTGAGCAGTCCTGAGAACAGCCCACTCCCTGTATTAGGGGTTGTATCTACAGGTCAAGATGCCCTCAAGGCTCTAGGAGAGCGCATCAAAACAGAACCCAAGTCTGAGACGCCTTGTTCTGGACTTAATGGCTCCAATGCAGCCACGTCGTGTTCTTCTAGTACCGCTATGACTTCCACTACCTTGTTGTCCACTGCGAatagcagcagcacagcagaccCTCCACTAACAAATGGAAATGTAGACAAAGGAACGGAGGCCAAAGAGAAGGGAGCGTCTGCTGGAACGGGTAATCCTGGTGGTAAAGAGGACGACCCCAATGAAGACTGGTGTGCTGTTTGTATCAACGGTGGTGACCTGTTATGCTGTGACCGCTGTCCAAAAGTGTTTCACATGAAATGCCATGTACCTACCATAAAGATATTTCCAAA gggaGATTTTCTCTGCACATTTTGCCGTAGTCTGGCCAGTCCTGAGATAGAGTATTGTGATGACAGCAAGATCAAAGGAGATCAGGGTCTGAGTCCTGAGGACCAAAGG AGATGTGAACGTCTCCTGTTGTACATCTTCTGTCATGAGCTCAGCGTGGGATTTAGGGAACCTGTTCCTAGCTCT GTGCCGAACTACTACAAGATTATCAAGCAACCCATGGACCTGAAGaaggtgaagaagaagctgcagttACGGAGCTCCCACCACTACCAGTCCACCCAGGATTTTGTGTCAGATATGCGCCTGGTCTTCAAAAACTGTGCAAAGTACAATGAG